GCAGGCTTTTCGCCGAGAGAGTCCATAGGGAATAATGTTTTTTCGCCACGCACTGACATAATCGTCATGCGACATTCCGATGGATTTCAACCACAGGTGAAGGTTCGCAACCAAGCAACGTCAGTAGGTTCGGGCAGCACGAAAGAAAAGTATGCAATGTTTTTGGACGACCTCAATGAACCCGAGAACTCTGTAATGACTGAGAGTGATCACGGTTCGCTAGGCAAAGCCGGTGAAACGTTGGCTTTCCTTACCTCAATAATGATGCGAAAAAATATAAAAGCTGGTATCAGCCCACATGTTCACTGCACATTGGTAGGTCCCTTTGGGGTATGTTCTGAAGCGGTAGATTTCAATTACATCAAGGGTGACGAAAAAATCGAGCACAAAATGCCTCCCGTCGCCGAAACTTACAGTGATTTCAAAGATTTTGAGAGAAAATTCGTCGGATTCGGAGGTGCGTTGGCACTTGCCTGAAGTTGGGCGCTATCAATCAAATCCTAACAAGTGCAGGCACGGCGACGCCCACTACATTGCGCCTTCGGCTCCATTCCGCGGGCGCGCATGCTGCTAGCGTTATGTTCCTCGCAGGGCAGGTTCAAGCCCAAGGTGATCAACAAAAGGGAGAAAGTCGCGATCCAAAAACAGCAGGGGTAGCTCCTTCTCTATGCAGAACGTCGCGATGATCACGTCGGCAGTCTTTCTGATGGAAATGCCTTTTTTACAAAGCGCTCGATAATTGTCGGCGCATTTGGCTGCCATATCTTTGCCAAACATCTCATATTGATCCAGCGAGAGCAGACTTTGTTTGGTCTGACGGTATTGTTTGTCGTTGCGGATGCCTTGCAGGATTTCCAGAAATATGAGGTCGCCGATGGCGACGAATCCTTGGACTATTGAGGCATCCAGCAGGTCAGTTTGCGGGTTTTTGACTCCGTTGAAATAGTCGATCCAGACGCTGGTATCTACCAGTATCATCGGGCGCTCCGCATTTCATCCAGGTTGCCTTCCCACTTGATTTTGCCTCGCAGCTTTCGAATTTCCTGCTGCTTGCTCAGTTGAACCAGAAGTTTCAGACCTTGCTCAACGGCCTCTTTTTTGGTTTCGTAGCCGGAGGCTTTGAGGGCTTCGGCCATCAACTGATCGTCAATGACGATGTTCGTTCTCATGTTGTACCTATGTGTATGGTTTCCGATTTCTATACACAATCTAGCGCTTCGGGGAGAACATAACCATTGGCTGCGCAGCGGGCGCTACAGCACCAGCGAGGTAGCCAGGAACAGCATCAGGCCCATGCCGATAATGTCG
Above is a genomic segment from Marinobacter panjinensis containing:
- the vapC gene encoding type II toxin-antitoxin system VapC family toxin, which translates into the protein MILVDTSVWIDYFNGVKNPQTDLLDASIVQGFVAIGDLIFLEILQGIRNDKQYRQTKQSLLSLDQYEMFGKDMAAKCADNYRALCKKGISIRKTADVIIATFCIEKELPLLFLDRDFLPFVDHLGLEPALRGT
- a CDS encoding type II toxin-antitoxin system VapB family antitoxin, producing the protein MRTNIVIDDQLMAEALKASGYETKKEAVEQGLKLLVQLSKQQEIRKLRGKIKWEGNLDEMRSAR